In the genome of Neisseria animaloris, one region contains:
- the alaS gene encoding alanine--tRNA ligase — MKTNELRQKFLKFFESKGHQIVHSSSLVPHDDPTLLFTNAGMNQFKDVFLGFDKRPYNRATTAQKCVRAGGKHNDLENVGYTARHHTFFEMMGNFSFGDYFKRDAIHFAWEFLTAPEWLNLPKEKLLATVYAEDDEAYNIWLNEIGMPSEKIIRIGDNKGGRYASDNFWQMGDTGPCGPCSEIFYDHGDHIWGGPPGSPEEDGDRFIEIWNCVFMQFNRDEQGNMNPLPKPSVDTGMGLERMAAVMQHVNSNYEIDLFQNLLKAAARETGTEFSMDVPSLKVIADHIRACSFLIADGVLPSNEGRGYVLRRIIRRAVRHGYKLGQKGAFFHKLVPDLVAEMGAAYPELKERQSQIEEALKNEETRFAQTLETGMALLENALSDGRKVLDGEIIFKLYDTYGFPYDLTADICRERGIDMDEDGFNREMEAQRARARAAQSFKADTQITYDGQDTEFKGYTQRQTEAKVLALYKGSEAVTELNEGESGIVVLDQTPFYAESGGQVGDVGHIVSDGLNFRVEDTQKIKAAVNGHFGSVVTGRLKVGDSVSAQVDNAIRDAITKNHSVTHLMHQALRDVLGTHVEQKGSLQNADITRFDISHPQGITAEEIAEVERRVNHAIMQNVPVEVKTMSMEEAQKTGAMMLFGEKYGDFVRVVIMDEYSTELCGGTHVTRTGEIGFFKIISEGGIAAGIRRVEAITGQNALQWAQNQERLINNIIAEVKAQTERDVLAKIQANAAQTKALEKDLAKAKAELAVHAGAKLLDNAKDVGEAKLVVAQIEADAAALREIVTDLTGKSDQAVVLLAAVNDGKVSLCAGVSKPLTAKVKAGDLVKFVAKQVGGKGGGRPDLAQAGGTDAAKLPDALNSVDDWVGGKLA; from the coding sequence ATGAAAACCAACGAACTCCGCCAAAAATTCCTCAAATTCTTTGAAAGCAAAGGCCATCAAATCGTTCACTCGTCTTCACTCGTGCCGCACGACGATCCCACCCTGCTGTTTACCAACGCGGGCATGAACCAATTTAAAGACGTATTCTTAGGCTTCGACAAACGCCCCTACAACCGCGCCACCACCGCACAAAAATGCGTACGCGCAGGCGGCAAACACAACGACTTGGAAAACGTAGGCTACACCGCCCGCCATCACACCTTTTTTGAAATGATGGGCAACTTCTCATTCGGCGACTACTTCAAACGCGACGCCATCCATTTCGCTTGGGAATTTCTCACCGCTCCCGAATGGCTGAACCTGCCCAAAGAAAAACTCTTGGCCACCGTTTACGCCGAAGACGACGAAGCCTACAACATTTGGCTCAACGAAATCGGCATGCCGTCTGAAAAAATCATCCGTATCGGCGACAACAAAGGCGGCCGCTACGCTAGCGACAACTTCTGGCAAATGGGCGATACCGGCCCCTGCGGCCCCTGCTCCGAAATCTTCTACGACCACGGCGACCACATCTGGGGCGGCCCTCCGGGAAGCCCCGAAGAAGACGGCGACCGCTTTATCGAAATCTGGAACTGCGTGTTCATGCAGTTCAACCGCGACGAACAAGGCAATATGAACCCGCTGCCCAAGCCTTCGGTAGATACCGGCATGGGCTTGGAACGCATGGCCGCCGTCATGCAGCATGTGAACAGCAACTACGAAATTGATTTGTTCCAAAACCTGCTCAAAGCCGCTGCGCGCGAAACCGGCACCGAATTCAGCATGGACGTACCCAGCCTGAAAGTGATTGCCGACCACATCCGCGCCTGCTCGTTTTTGATTGCCGACGGCGTGCTGCCGAGCAACGAAGGCCGCGGCTATGTGCTGCGCCGCATCATCCGCCGTGCCGTGCGCCACGGCTACAAGCTCGGCCAAAAAGGCGCATTTTTCCACAAACTCGTGCCCGATTTGGTGGCCGAAATGGGCGCAGCCTATCCCGAATTGAAAGAACGCCAAAGCCAAATCGAAGAAGCCTTGAAAAACGAAGAAACCCGCTTCGCCCAAACCCTCGAAACCGGTATGGCCTTGTTGGAAAACGCCCTTTCAGACGGTCGTAAAGTGCTGGACGGCGAAATCATCTTCAAACTCTACGATACCTACGGTTTCCCCTACGACCTTACCGCCGACATCTGCCGCGAGCGCGGTATCGACATGGACGAAGACGGCTTCAACCGCGAAATGGAAGCCCAGCGCGCCCGCGCCCGCGCCGCACAAAGCTTCAAAGCCGACACCCAAATCACCTACGACGGCCAAGATACCGAGTTCAAAGGCTATACCCAACGCCAAACCGAAGCCAAAGTATTGGCCTTATATAAAGGCAGCGAAGCCGTAACCGAACTGAACGAAGGCGAAAGCGGCATCGTTGTGCTCGACCAAACCCCTTTCTATGCCGAATCAGGCGGACAAGTGGGCGATGTCGGCCATATCGTTTCAGACGGCCTCAACTTCCGCGTGGAAGATACACAAAAAATCAAAGCCGCCGTTAACGGTCACTTCGGCAGCGTCGTAACAGGCCGTCTGAAAGTAGGCGACAGCGTCAGCGCGCAAGTCGATAACGCCATCCGCGATGCCATCACCAAAAACCACAGCGTTACCCACCTGATGCACCAAGCCCTGCGAGACGTGCTCGGCACTCATGTCGAACAAAAAGGCTCGCTGCAAAACGCCGACATCACCCGCTTCGACATTTCCCATCCGCAAGGCATCACCGCCGAAGAAATCGCCGAAGTCGAACGCCGCGTCAACCACGCCATCATGCAAAACGTGCCCGTAGAAGTCAAAACCATGAGCATGGAAGAAGCCCAAAAAACCGGAGCCATGATGCTGTTCGGCGAAAAATACGGCGATTTCGTGCGCGTTGTGATTATGGACGAATACTCCACCGAACTGTGCGGCGGCACCCACGTTACCCGCACCGGCGAAATCGGCTTCTTTAAAATCATTTCCGAAGGCGGTATCGCAGCAGGCATCCGCCGCGTCGAAGCCATCACCGGCCAAAACGCCCTGCAATGGGCGCAAAACCAAGAGCGTTTGATCAACAACATCATCGCCGAAGTCAAAGCCCAAACCGAGCGCGACGTATTGGCCAAAATCCAAGCCAACGCCGCCCAAACCAAAGCGCTGGAAAAAGATTTGGCCAAAGCCAAAGCCGAGCTTGCCGTACACGCCGGTGCAAAACTCTTGGATAACGCCAAAGACGTAGGCGAAGCCAAACTCGTGGTGGCCCAAATCGAAGCCGACGCAGCCGCCTTGCGCGAAATCGTTACCGATCTTACCGGCAAATCCGACCAAGCCGTCGTGCTGCTCGCCGCCGTAAACGACGGCAAAGTCTCCCTATGTGCAGGCGTTTCCAAACCGTTGACAGCCAAAGTGAAAGCAGGCGATTTAGTGAAATTTGTTGCCAAACAAGTAGGCGGCAAAGGCGGCGGACGGCCGGACTTGGCACAGGCTGGTGGTACGGATGCCGCTAAACTGCCCGATGCTTTAAATAGCGTGGATGATTGGGTTGGCGGCAAGCTGGCTTGA
- a CDS encoding energy-coupling factor ABC transporter permease: MNFLAAWFNPASALAAHFILAALLAACAKPAFAAVSVRPAAAGAAAVFLAVLWSLNAGVGGGQLAGMNFHLLGISLAALMLGAPAALWLGTLLLVPYTWLHGAENLHAVSLNVLFLILPSAALNLSCRRIAAKLPANLFIYIFFNGFITAALGMILTGALLAVLLQAAGAYSGEVLWTSVFPVFFLLAWGEAFLTGIFTAIFVALRPQFLATFDDNRYLRSKNEIWKS, from the coding sequence ATGAATTTTCTTGCTGCGTGGTTCAACCCCGCCTCCGCACTTGCCGCACATTTTATTTTGGCCGCATTGCTGGCCGCTTGTGCCAAACCTGCTTTTGCCGCCGTGTCCGTACGGCCTGCCGCGGCGGGCGCGGCGGCGGTGTTTTTAGCGGTGCTGTGGAGCTTGAACGCGGGCGTGGGCGGCGGGCAGCTTGCGGGCATGAATTTCCACCTGCTCGGCATCAGCCTTGCCGCGCTGATGCTCGGCGCACCCGCCGCTTTGTGGTTGGGCACGCTACTATTGGTGCCCTACACTTGGCTGCACGGGGCGGAAAACCTGCATGCGGTAAGCCTGAACGTGTTGTTTCTCATTCTGCCTTCCGCCGCGTTGAACCTGTCGTGCCGCCGCATTGCTGCCAAACTGCCGGCGAATCTGTTTATCTATATCTTCTTCAACGGCTTTATTACTGCCGCCCTCGGCATGATACTGACCGGCGCACTCTTGGCCGTACTGTTACAAGCAGCGGGAGCGTATTCGGGCGAAGTGTTATGGACATCCGTATTCCCCGTATTTTTTCTGCTGGCATGGGGCGAGGCTTTTTTAACCGGCATTTTCACCGCTATTTTCGTAGCCTTGCGCCCACAGTTTTTGGCAACTTTCGACGACAACCGCTATCTGCGCTCTAAAAACGAAATTTGGAAATCATAA
- the gloB gene encoding hydroxyacylglutathione hydrolase, translating into MSNTLEIIAVPAFNDNYIWLAVHQNQAACIDPGDAAPVLDYLQKRGLTLAQIWITHAHHDHTGGVAALKKVFPACTVYGNRDVTGADKTIGEGGKLEFGGYAIEVWATPGHTDTHLGYLLNLSDGLHIFCGDTLFSGGCGRVFTGTAAQLFASLQRYNGLPEHTLFYPAHEYTAANLRFAAHIEPDNPDIQTALAQANRTPTLPVTLAHERKINPFLRTAKSEVVARTAELSGVGLNGEAAVFAALRELKNSF; encoded by the coding sequence ATGTCGAACACGCTTGAAATCATTGCCGTTCCCGCTTTCAACGACAACTACATCTGGTTGGCGGTACATCAAAACCAAGCTGCCTGCATCGACCCTGGCGATGCCGCGCCCGTGCTGGATTATCTGCAAAAGCGCGGCTTAACGTTGGCTCAAATCTGGATTACCCATGCCCATCACGACCACACCGGCGGAGTGGCCGCTTTGAAAAAAGTATTCCCGGCCTGCACGGTTTACGGTAACCGTGATGTTACCGGTGCAGACAAAACAATAGGAGAAGGCGGCAAACTCGAATTCGGCGGGTACGCCATCGAAGTATGGGCCACGCCGGGGCATACCGATACCCACTTAGGCTATCTGCTGAATCTTTCAGACGGCCTGCATATTTTCTGCGGAGACACCTTGTTTTCAGGAGGTTGCGGGCGCGTGTTTACCGGCACTGCGGCGCAACTTTTCGCCAGCCTGCAACGTTACAACGGCTTGCCTGAACACACTTTGTTTTATCCCGCCCACGAATATACTGCCGCCAACCTGCGCTTTGCCGCCCATATCGAACCCGATAATCCCGATATTCAGACGGCCTTAGCACAGGCAAACCGTACGCCGACCTTGCCGGTTACATTGGCGCACGAGCGCAAAATCAACCCGTTTCTGCGCACGGCAAAATCCGAAGTAGTGGCGAGAACGGCCGAGTTGTCGGGCGTAGGGCTAAACGGAGAAGCGGCGGTTTTCGCGGCGTTGAGGGAATTGAAAAACAGTTTTTAA
- a CDS encoding 23S rRNA (adenine(2030)-N(6))-methyltransferase RlmJ, whose amino-acid sequence MLSYRHAFHAGNHADMLKHFVLYLTLDYFNRKDKPYWYIDTHSGAGLYDLHSGEAQKVGEYKQGIALLQQAAHLPEPLQNFTGRLKNILPAPNLYCGSPWLAQSLTRPNDKLRLFELHPADFQHLQNNMHEARLGRCGQITQADGYQGLIALLPPPTRRAVVLIDPPYEEKQDYARVVHTLKEARKRFESGCYMVWYPCLSREESRKLPEQLKKLSPDNYLHAELHVHTPRADGFGMHGSGMFVINPPYLLAQQLQETLPALTEILRQDNGARFVLDAQIK is encoded by the coding sequence ATGCTCAGCTACCGCCACGCCTTCCACGCCGGCAACCATGCCGATATGCTCAAACATTTCGTGCTCTATCTCACTCTGGATTACTTCAACCGCAAAGACAAACCTTATTGGTATATCGACACCCACAGCGGTGCCGGTTTGTATGATTTACATAGCGGCGAAGCGCAAAAAGTCGGCGAATACAAACAAGGCATTGCCCTGCTGCAACAAGCCGCCCATCTGCCGGAGCCGCTGCAAAACTTCACAGGCCGTCTGAAAAACATTCTGCCCGCACCGAATTTATACTGTGGCTCGCCGTGGCTGGCGCAATCGCTCACCCGCCCGAACGACAAATTGCGGCTGTTTGAACTGCACCCTGCCGATTTCCAGCATCTGCAAAACAATATGCACGAAGCCCGCTTGGGCAGGTGCGGGCAAATCACGCAGGCCGACGGCTACCAAGGTTTGATTGCCTTGCTGCCGCCGCCCACCCGCCGTGCCGTGGTGCTGATCGACCCGCCCTACGAAGAAAAGCAAGACTACGCCCGCGTGGTTCACACCTTGAAAGAAGCGCGAAAACGCTTTGAATCAGGCTGCTATATGGTGTGGTATCCCTGCCTGAGCCGCGAAGAAAGCCGCAAGCTGCCGGAGCAACTCAAAAAACTGTCGCCCGACAATTATCTGCATGCCGAACTGCATGTGCACACCCCCCGCGCCGACGGTTTCGGCATGCACGGCAGCGGTATGTTTGTGATCAACCCGCCTTATCTGCTCGCACAACAGCTTCAAGAAACCCTGCCAGCGCTGACGGAAATTTTGCGGCAAGACAACGGGGCGCGGTTTGTTTTGGATGCGCAAATCAAATAA
- the crcB gene encoding fluoride efflux transporter CrcB has product MLNNLSAIIIGAAFGAVLRWALGLWFAHTLSWAAFGTLAANWLGAYIIGVAAAVSELFPALSPHWRLLLITGFLGSLTTFSGFSLEVVGMLQMQRWGAAAATASLHLFGSLLLTVLGMTTVQMFR; this is encoded by the coding sequence ATGTTAAACAATCTTTCTGCCATTATTATCGGCGCGGCCTTCGGTGCGGTGTTGCGCTGGGCTTTGGGCTTGTGGTTCGCGCACACGCTTTCGTGGGCTGCTTTCGGTACGTTGGCCGCCAACTGGCTGGGAGCATACATCATCGGCGTTGCCGCCGCCGTGTCCGAACTGTTTCCCGCCCTCAGCCCGCATTGGCGTTTGCTGCTCATCACCGGATTTTTAGGCAGCTTAACCACTTTTTCAGGCTTTTCGCTCGAAGTGGTGGGCATGTTGCAGATGCAGCGTTGGGGCGCGGCGGCGGCAACGGCTTCGCTACACTTGTTCGGCTCGCTGCTGCTGACGGTGCTGGGTATGACGACGGTGCAGATGTTCCGTTGA
- a CDS encoding NAD(P)H-hydrate epimerase encodes MKIYTAAEMRVHEQAAVDAGTSFEQLMENAGQGAAADLLQRRPQAGRALVVCGKGNNGGDGLVMARVLQRYGWRADVVFVLGENLSELAELNRRRLTDLAGIEFIGTESMEGRLKTGYDVIIEGIFGTGFTGKLPDTVAAVCRRLNLSDGLKVALDIPTGLNGDTAEADADTFQADITYTFAAYKPAHLTESGKKFCGEIVCLDIGID; translated from the coding sequence ATGAAAATTTATACCGCCGCCGAAATGCGCGTGCACGAGCAGGCCGCCGTTGATGCGGGCACGAGTTTCGAGCAATTGATGGAAAATGCGGGGCAGGGTGCCGCCGCCGATTTGCTGCAACGCCGTCCGCAGGCGGGCCGTGCGTTGGTGGTGTGCGGCAAAGGCAATAACGGCGGCGACGGATTAGTGATGGCGCGGGTGTTGCAGCGGTACGGCTGGCGCGCGGACGTGGTGTTCGTGCTGGGCGAAAATCTGTCGGAGCTGGCGGAGCTGAACCGCCGCCGTCTGACGGATTTGGCGGGCATCGAGTTTATCGGCACGGAAAGCATGGAAGGCCGTCTGAAAACGGGCTACGACGTGATTATCGAAGGCATTTTCGGCACCGGTTTCACCGGCAAACTGCCCGATACGGTTGCGGCGGTGTGCCGCCGGCTCAATCTTTCAGACGGCCTGAAAGTGGCTTTGGACATTCCCACCGGTTTGAACGGCGACACGGCCGAAGCTGATGCCGATACGTTCCAAGCCGACATTACCTATACATTCGCCGCCTACAAGCCCGCGCATTTAACCGAGAGCGGCAAGAAATTCTGCGGCGAGATTGTGTGTTTGGATATCGGAATCGATTAG
- a CDS encoding ATP-binding cassette domain-containing protein yields MNILSVENASFAVGHVALLDKTSFQLDNGEKIGLIGRNGAGKSSFLKILAGVQKLDDGQVIIQNNLKIVYVPQESFFDSAASVFDVVAEGLGEMRDLLRRYHQVSHLLEGGQNDELLKELNELQLAIEAQNGWQTDAAVKQTLSQLGLPEHELIGNLSGGQKKRVALAQAWVQKPDVLLLDEPTNHLDIDAIIWLEGLLKQFDGSLVVITHDRRFLDNIASRIVELDRGVLRSYPGSFSKYSEKKAQELAVEAEHNRLFDKFHAQEEAWIRKGIEARRTRNEGRVKRLEELRRQRAERRNVQGQVNFKLDSGEKSGRIIAELEHASFQYGDKVIMDKFSTVIQRGDKIGLIGPNGIGKTTFLKLILGELQPTFGKIRLGSKQEVAYFDQFRSALNENDTVFYTLGQGNDYVEVGGKRKHVMSYLEDFLFHPARAQSPVSSLSGGERNRLLLAKLFTRPANILVLDEPTNDLDIDTQELLEDLLRDYQGTVFLVSHDRMFLDNVITQSIVFEGGGRLKEYIGGYQDYIDARDREEKIQTAAAPKTVQAEPEKAKPKANRTVKLSYKEQRELDALPDELAALEAEQGELNNRLSDPEIFKDYQEAAKLQMRAEEIEMLLLEKLERWEQLEAKQKGIE; encoded by the coding sequence ATGAATATCTTATCTGTCGAAAATGCTTCTTTTGCCGTCGGCCATGTGGCTCTTTTGGATAAAACGTCTTTCCAGCTCGACAACGGTGAAAAAATCGGCCTGATCGGGCGCAACGGGGCGGGGAAGTCTTCGTTTTTGAAGATTCTGGCGGGGGTGCAGAAGCTCGACGACGGGCAGGTGATTATTCAGAATAATCTGAAAATCGTGTATGTGCCGCAGGAATCGTTTTTCGATTCTGCCGCTTCGGTGTTTGATGTGGTGGCCGAGGGCTTGGGGGAGATGCGCGATTTACTGCGCCGTTACCATCAGGTAAGCCATTTGCTCGAAGGCGGGCAGAACGACGAATTGCTGAAAGAGTTAAACGAGTTGCAACTTGCGATCGAGGCGCAAAACGGTTGGCAGACGGATGCGGCGGTAAAGCAGACTTTAAGCCAGCTCGGTTTGCCTGAGCATGAGCTTATCGGCAATCTTTCGGGTGGACAGAAGAAGCGGGTGGCGTTGGCGCAGGCATGGGTGCAGAAGCCTGATGTGCTGCTGCTGGACGAGCCGACCAACCATTTGGATATTGATGCGATCATTTGGCTGGAAGGCTTGCTCAAGCAGTTTGACGGCAGTTTGGTGGTGATTACCCACGACCGCCGTTTTCTCGACAATATCGCCAGCCGCATTGTGGAATTGGATCGCGGCGTGTTGCGTTCTTATCCGGGTTCGTTTTCCAAATACAGCGAGAAAAAGGCGCAGGAATTGGCGGTTGAGGCGGAGCATAACCGCTTGTTTGATAAGTTTCACGCGCAGGAAGAAGCGTGGATACGCAAGGGCATCGAAGCGCGCCGCACCCGCAACGAGGGCCGTGTGAAACGTCTTGAAGAGTTGCGCCGCCAGCGTGCGGAACGCCGCAATGTGCAGGGGCAGGTAAATTTCAAGCTCGACAGCGGCGAGAAAAGCGGGCGCATTATCGCCGAGTTGGAACATGCTTCGTTTCAATACGGCGATAAGGTGATTATGGATAAGTTTTCCACGGTAATTCAGCGCGGCGACAAAATCGGCTTGATCGGCCCCAACGGTATCGGCAAAACCACGTTTTTGAAGCTGATTTTGGGCGAACTGCAACCTACGTTCGGCAAAATCCGTTTGGGCAGCAAGCAGGAAGTGGCTTATTTCGACCAGTTCCGCAGTGCGTTAAACGAAAACGACACGGTGTTTTATACGCTGGGGCAGGGCAACGATTATGTGGAAGTGGGCGGCAAGCGCAAGCATGTGATGAGTTATCTGGAAGATTTCCTCTTCCACCCCGCCCGTGCGCAAAGTCCGGTTTCGTCGCTTTCCGGCGGCGAGCGCAACCGCCTGCTGCTGGCCAAGCTGTTTACCCGCCCCGCCAATATTCTGGTGCTCGACGAGCCGACCAACGATCTGGATATCGACACTCAAGAGCTGCTGGAAGATTTGCTGCGCGATTATCAGGGCACGGTGTTTCTGGTGAGCCACGACCGTATGTTTCTCGATAATGTGATTACGCAGAGCATTGTTTTTGAAGGAGGAGGCCGTCTGAAAGAATACATCGGCGGCTATCAGGACTATATCGATGCCAGAGATCGCGAGGAAAAAATCCAAACCGCCGCCGCGCCGAAAACGGTTCAGGCCGAGCCGGAAAAAGCCAAGCCGAAAGCCAACCGCACGGTAAAACTCTCGTATAAGGAACAGCGCGAATTGGATGCGCTCCCCGACGAGCTGGCCGCGCTTGAAGCCGAGCAGGGCGAGTTGAACAACCGCCTTTCCGACCCGGAAATTTTCAAAGATTACCAAGAAGCCGCTAAATTGCAGATGCGTGCCGAAGAAATCGAAATGTTGCTGTTGGAAAAGCTGGAACGTTGGGAACAACTGGAAGCGAAGCAAAAAGGAATTGAGTAA
- a CDS encoding site-specific recombinase: MKKITPQSLHTLLAESLETTDFVTILNAIIDFLRKGGVRHASGRLDMLLHTLERDKTLCGTFGSRFYAWLTKVHIYPALVGLGIFSRSGFSRELGIRIYERFSPSYKDLNNLQDVFLYLFHSQNDEKWLQSIHLRQWLNLHQLLLAHADPNIVQSASRQLTQERLHALEMLSVWVAAEELEPSLIRIEPRLLDVDSPFVALKREIAKLVEHYQTETAPYDTAHIEVMLDQCRNQVERLQRKGTGAGSGSSVKVAHLLERLSQTLERLSLLLEIQTHPEDQRRLAVKLMNSMVVAAVEQHSTTLLRRRSIKMLAKSISENKSGHGEHYITRTRKEYWAMLRSAAGGGALIALMALNKIHIGEMGFGEFTTSFLNGLNYGIGFMLIHMLHFTVATKQPAMTAASFAEQVERNEKGRAVELKLSKLLVDVARSQSVAVFGNVSVAVLLAALIAAVFTAQTAQPLLSMENVAYQIKSVQPFTQPTLWYAAIAGVWLFCSGIIAGFFDNRAAYLDLRRRLTINPFLKKCLPASARTHFAEYMHNNYGSLAGNFVFGMLLGMTGYFGHMLNLPLDIRHVAFSSANIGYAAVSGHIGVFSFLINLANVLLIGLVNLWVSFMLALLVALRARDTSIGSIPNLVKSIWQQIKANPLNLIFPVQTAAQTVKAAKTDEKEKDDKK; encoded by the coding sequence ATGAAAAAAATAACACCTCAGTCTTTACACACTCTGCTTGCCGAAAGTCTGGAAACCACCGACTTCGTTACCATACTCAACGCGATTATCGATTTTTTACGCAAAGGCGGCGTCCGCCATGCTTCGGGCAGACTGGATATGCTTTTGCACACGCTGGAGCGCGATAAAACGCTATGCGGCACTTTCGGCAGCCGTTTTTACGCGTGGCTGACCAAGGTGCACATTTATCCGGCCTTGGTGGGCTTGGGCATTTTTTCCAGAAGCGGTTTCAGCCGCGAACTCGGTATCCGTATTTACGAACGTTTCAGCCCTTCTTATAAAGATTTGAACAACCTGCAAGATGTGTTTCTCTATCTTTTCCACTCGCAAAACGACGAAAAATGGCTGCAAAGCATCCATCTACGCCAATGGCTGAACCTTCACCAACTTCTGTTGGCACATGCCGATCCGAATATCGTCCAATCCGCTTCGCGTCAGCTTACTCAGGAAAGGCTGCATGCGCTGGAGATGTTGTCGGTATGGGTGGCGGCGGAGGAGCTTGAGCCTAGTCTGATACGCATCGAACCGCGCCTATTGGATGTCGATTCGCCGTTTGTGGCCCTCAAGCGGGAAATCGCCAAATTGGTGGAACACTACCAAACCGAAACCGCACCTTACGACACGGCACACATCGAGGTGATGCTAGACCAATGCCGCAATCAAGTAGAACGCCTGCAAAGAAAAGGCACGGGGGCAGGTTCCGGCTCGTCGGTTAAGGTGGCACACCTGCTCGAACGTTTGTCGCAAACTTTGGAGCGCCTGAGTCTGCTGCTGGAAATCCAAACCCATCCCGAAGACCAACGCCGTTTGGCCGTCAAATTGATGAATTCAATGGTTGTCGCCGCTGTCGAGCAGCACAGCACCACCCTGCTGCGCCGCCGCAGCATCAAAATGCTGGCCAAAAGCATCAGCGAAAACAAAAGCGGCCACGGCGAACATTACATCACGCGCACACGCAAGGAATATTGGGCGATGTTACGCTCGGCCGCCGGAGGTGGCGCTTTGATCGCACTGATGGCATTAAACAAAATCCATATCGGCGAAATGGGCTTCGGCGAATTTACCACTTCGTTTTTAAACGGCTTGAATTACGGCATCGGCTTCATGCTGATTCACATGCTGCACTTTACCGTGGCAACCAAGCAACCGGCCATGACTGCTGCCAGTTTTGCCGAACAGGTGGAACGCAACGAGAAAGGCCGTGCGGTAGAGCTTAAACTGTCCAAGCTGCTGGTAGATGTGGCCCGTTCGCAAAGCGTAGCCGTTTTCGGGAACGTAAGCGTAGCCGTGCTGCTCGCTGCGCTGATTGCCGCCGTTTTTACCGCACAAACCGCCCAGCCGTTATTGAGTATGGAAAATGTTGCTTATCAAATCAAATCGGTGCAGCCGTTTACCCAACCTACGCTATGGTATGCCGCTATTGCCGGCGTTTGGCTGTTTTGTTCAGGCATTATTGCAGGCTTTTTCGACAACCGCGCCGCCTATCTTGATTTGCGCCGCCGATTGACGATAAACCCGTTTTTAAAAAAATGCCTGCCTGCTTCAGCCCGCACGCATTTTGCTGAATATATGCATAACAATTACGGCTCGCTTGCCGGTAATTTCGTCTTCGGCATGCTGTTGGGTATGACCGGCTATTTCGGGCATATGCTGAACCTGCCGCTCGATATCCGCCACGTGGCTTTTTCTTCCGCCAATATCGGCTATGCTGCGGTAAGCGGACATATCGGCGTTTTTTCTTTCCTCATCAATCTGGCCAACGTATTATTGATCGGCCTGGTCAACCTGTGGGTAAGCTTCATGCTGGCCCTATTGGTTGCCCTGCGTGCCCGCGATACCAGTATCGGCAGTATTCCCAATCTGGTCAAAAGCATATGGCAACAGATAAAAGCCAACCCGCTCAACCTGATTTTTCCTGTTCAGACGGCTGCACAAACCGTCAAAGCGGCCAAAACGGACGAAAAAGAAAAAGACGATAAAAAATAA